The following is a genomic window from Anaerolineae bacterium.
GGCGTAGACCCGATGTCCGTACTTGTTCGGGTCCCGACTGGCCCCCACCACCGCCCAGCGCCTCCGGGCAGTGAAGTCCTCGACGCGCTCGATCATGCCGTGGACATCTACCAACGCTGCCTCCCAGCAGGAGATGAGGGCACCATCAGTCCCAGGAGCGGCGCCGGTGCACCATGGCACAGGCATCCCAGACCACCTGAATACCGTTCTCCAGGCAGAAGCGGATGGCCTCCTCCGATTCGGCCCCTGGCTGCATCCAAACCCGGGTCAGGCCCAGCTCGGCGCACTGGCGCACGATCTGCTCAGTGATCGAGGGAGGGACGACCACGTTCACCACGTCCGGCTTCTCCGGCAGGTCGGCCAGGGTGGGGTAGATGGTCTGGCCCAGTACCTCGCCGCCTTTGGGGTTCACGCCCTGGACCCAGTAGCCCGATTCGAGAAGCACAGAGAAGACCTTGTGTCCGTATTTCGCCGGGTCCTGGCTGACGCCCACCACCGCCCAGCGGCGGCGGGAGATGAAATCCTCTATCCGAGCCGCCATCTCGTTCACCGTCTGCTCCCAGGTGGCGCGCCACCGGCACCACCTACTCATCCAGATGACCGACGTCCATGTAGACTACCGCAGAGCCGCGGCATACACCAGCCCAGCCCCGGTCTGCCATTCGCTCCAGCAGCGGACTCAGAAGGGCAAGCCGGACCCCTAAGAGGAGAGGGCCTGCCCGGGGATGGCCGCGTCCAGGCCATCTGGCCAGCCCCACCCGCAGACGAGTTTCTCCAGCCCCGCCTCATCCATGGCTATCGCGTCGGCCTGGTCGGCGGCGAGATCGTGCCAGAGGTTGCCCCAGGCCAGTGCCTCCCGCGAGAGGCGGTGCAAACCCTACGCATCGCCAGTCCGCACTCGATGAGCCAGCACCCTGCTCTGGCCGGAGCCGATGCGGGCCACCCATCTGCCCACCTGCCGCTGGCCCTGGGAGCGACTGAGCCAGAGGAGGCCGCCGCATCGGGGGCCGCCACGCTCAAACCGTGCCACGACGTGGCGACAGAGAGAGGTCTTGCCGCTGCCGGGCTCACCTGTGACCAGGACGGTTGGGTCAGGGTCTGCCCCTCCAGACGGCCGCCGCCTCAAGGTCCGCCCTCCCGGAGGCGACGAACCAGGTCGGGGTAAGCTCGAACGAGCCGACGCTTCCTCAGGTTCTCCCTCAGGATCCAGGCCAGGTCCCGGTCCTGGGAGCGGGCCAACCTGGCCAGGAGAGCCGGTCCGCTCTCCGGATGAGCTACGGCAACCACGCTGATGGTGTATCCGAGAGCTTGCCGGAAAACACGGAAATCACCTGTCCGATCTTCGGCTGTCTCCACCTGGTCCAGCAACCGCTGGTGCAGAGCTACGGCCTCTGCCGCCACCCAGGGTCGGGCAAGCACGACGGGATCGGCGACCCCGGCCGCCACCGCCCTCATCTCCAGCCACGCTCCCGAACCGATCCAGGAGCTCAGCGCCTCCAAGGTCTCCTGTGGGCGCGCCGTCAGCAAGGCCTGGAGCCCGTTGGCCACCGCCTCGCGCAGACGCCAGCGCTGGTCACGGGAGAGCGCCTTCAGTCGCTCCCGGGCCTCCTCTACGCGCTGGCCAGTGACGGCGGCGATGGAGCCGAGGGCCCAGGCTCCGCAGAAGGGCAGGAGCTCCAGTGGGTCACCCGTGGGGGCCAGGGAGTGATGGATCCCCGTCCAGCTCAGGGAGAGTGACCACGTCCGGTCGAGCTCGTGATGGGCGGCTTGTGTGGCCTCCTGGACGAAGGCGGCGGCCAGCTCCAGGTTGCCCCGAGGACCGGGGAGGCCGCTGTGCTGCATCAGATAGGCGCGGAGAGGACCCTCGTCTCCCGCATGGAGGCAGTGACACACCAAGGGTTCTAGCTCCCGGCGAAAGGCCTGCCGCCGGCTACCGACTGCTGCCATGGTCGCTCCCGGGCTCGCGTCCGCGGACTCTGGGCAAGTGTAGCTGAGGGCTGCTCCTCCGTCACGTGCTTTGGCTCCGACGGCCGTAGACCTGGCGGTGGGGGACAGCGGCCTTGGTTGCCGGAAGCCCTTGACTTCTGCCACAATGTCACCTTAGGCGGGCAGGAATGCAGCTACAGGCGGGAAGAAGGCCCCGCCGCACAAAGAAGGGATGATGTCTTACACGATTGCGGTTAGCGGCAAAGGAGGCACCGGCAAGACTGCGGTGGCGGCTCTCTTGATTGACACTCTGCTGCGGTCCACCGAGGCGACCTTGTTGGCGGTGGACGCTGACCCGGCCAGCAACCTCCATCTGGCACTGGGCATGCCCTTGCACCGGACGGTGGGCGACATACGGGAGGAGGCCCTCGGCCTGACGCGAAGTGGATCCTTCCCGGTGGGTATGAGCAAGCAAGACTATCTGGAGTACCAGATAGAGGACCTGCTGGTGGAGGGCGAGCGGGTGGACCTACTGGCCATGGGTCGCCCAGAAGGCCAGGGATGCTACTGCGCCGCCAACAACATGCTCCGGGCCATCCTGGATCGGATGGCGCGGTCGTACGACTACGTGGTGATAGACACCGAGGCGGGCATGGAGCACCTGAGTCGCCACACTACCCGGGATGCCGATTACCTGCTGTTGGTGTCCGATCCCATAGTACGGGGGATAGCCTCGGCTGGGGTGATGGCCCGTATGGTGCCCCAGCTGGAGATCTCGGTCGGCCGGATCGGGTTTGCCCTCAACCGGGTGCCGGGTGGAGAGTTGGCCAACTTGCCTGATGAGGTGCGGGAGGCGATCGAACGGGAGGGATTGGAGCTGGTGGCCGTGTTGCCAGCGGACCCGCTGGTGGGTCAATTCGATGCCGTCGGTCGACCGCTGGCGCAGCTTCCGCAGGACTCCCCTTTCCGACTGGCGGTCGAAGCGCTGGTGCGCCGGGAGTTCGTGCCCTCGCCGCCATGACCCACCACTCAACCGGGCCATGGCGCAGCAGCTCAGCATGGAGGGTACGAGTGTAGACAGCCGGCAGTTGCACGGGGTGGGGCAGCGCAGCGATTCTCTCATGGGCTCCCAGGGCAGACCTTTCGCCTGGCTCCGAGGGAAAGGCGATGGCGTTCGAGTCCTCCTTGAGGATTGAACGTCCCCAGGCGCGGCAGGCACACATGCACAGGGCGCGCGTGGGCGCGCGCACTCCTCGAACGGGGGGTGCTCCGGGCGGGGTGGCATATGTGCAGGGCGCGCGCACTCCTCGGGCGAGGGTGCTCCGCGCGCGGTGGGCACCTGTGCAGGGCGCGCGTGGGCGGGCGCACTCCTCGAGGGAGGGTCTAGTGCAGCGAAGGACCTGAGCGGCGGTGCCGGCCAGAATCCACGCCCGCGATCCTGAGCGGTCACACGGTTGGCTCGGCGAAGGTACTACCGTATACTGGAGACAATACAGAAAGGCATGGGCGCCGCAGAGCCGCGGCGCCCGAACGGCGTCCGGACTTGCCACGGGCGTCTCGTCGGTCTTGGCCGTCCGGCTGAGCGCGTGAGGGACGCAGGGACAGGGTCGGAGGCGGCGTCAGAGGCGGTTTCCCCGGAGGATCGGGACTTGAGTACCCTCAAGTTTGTGTTTTCGTATGCCCGCAACTACTCGAAGGCCATGGCGCTCACTATAGGGGCCATGGTGGCGCTTGTCGGACTGGACCTGGTGGGTCCGCTGGTGATTCGCCGGCTCATCTCCGTGGTGGGGGACCCGGCCATGGGGGCACGGGCCGTGGGCGGGGTGGCGCGCCTGGCCTTGCTCTACCTCGGCGTCTCGGCCCTTCGGGGGGTCTTCGAGTTCGTGAGCAGCTACATGGGGCACGTGGCCGGCTGGGGCGTGGTGGCGGACACCCGCCGGCTCACGTACCAGCACGTGCAGCGGCTGTCCCTTCGCTTCTACGAGGACCAGAAGACGGGCGAGCTGATGTCTCGGGTGGTCAACGATACAAACCTGTTCGAAGCCATCATCGCCCATGCTGTTCCCAACACGCTGGTCAACGTGCTCACCTTGATCGGGATCAGCGCCATACTGACGGTGCTGAACTGGAGGTTGATGCTGCTGACGTTGGTACCGGTACCTCTTGTTGTCGTGGCCATGCGCGCCTTCGCCAAATACGTGCGTCCTGCCTTCCGCGATCGGCAGAAGGAATTGGCCGAGCTCAATGCCTCCATCAACGACAACCTGTCGGGCATCCGGGAGATCAAGGCCTTCAGCCGCGAGGAGTCGGAGGCGGCGCGGGTAGGGCGGCACATAGATCGCTACCGGGATTCGTTGCTCCGGGCACTCCGGCTTATGGCGACGTTCAATCCCTTCGTTCAGTTCTCGTCCCAGATTGGCTACATCATCGTGATCTACTTCGGCGGTCGCCTGGCCTTTCAGAACGTACTGCCGGTGGCCGACCTGATCACCTTCTTCCTCTACCTGGAGCGGTTCTACCAGCCGGTCCGGATGTTGGCGGGAAGCTGGGAGCAGGTGCAGGAAGCTCTGGCGGGGGCCGATAGGGTAGCGGAGCTACTGCAGCAGGAGCCCGAGGTGAGCGAGCGGCCGGGAGCGGTGGCTCTCGCTCGTCGGGCCGAGGGGCACATCCAATTCCACAACGTCAGCTTCCGGTATGACAAGGGCGAGATGGTACTGCGTCACGTAGACCTCGATATCCCTGCCGGGACGGTAGTGGCCCTGGTGGGGCCAACGGGCGTAGGCAAGACCACACTCGCGAGTCTCATCCCGCGCTTCTACGACGTGACGGAAGGGTCCATCACTCTTGACGGGCACGATCTGCGGGACCTAACGCTCAAGAGCCTGCGCGAGCAGATCAGCATGGTGCTCCAGGACGTGTTCTTGTTCCACGGCACGGTGAGGGAGAATATCCTCTTTGGCCGCCCCAACGCTACCGACGCCGAGGTGATCGAGGCGGCCAAGGTGGCCAACGCTCACGACTTCATCGTCAACGACCTGTCGGATGGCTACGACACCATCATCGGCGAACGCGGGGTGAAGCTGTCAGGCGGACAGAAGCAACGCATCTCCATCGCTCGGGCAGTGCTCAAGGATGCACCCATCCTGATCCTGGACGAAGCTACCTCGAGCGTGGACACCGAGACCGAGTTGCTCATCCAGCAGGCCCTGGATCGCCTTACCGAAGGCCGGACTACGCTGATCATCGCCCATCGGCTCTCCACTATCCGCAATGCGGATCAGATCGTGGTTCTGGCTGAGGACGGCATCGCGGAGATGGGCACACACGCGGAGCTGATGGCCCGGGACGGCCTCTACCGACACCTGTGCGAGATTCAGACGCGCGTGGCCCAGGGCGACCTCGCTGCAGCCAGGAGTCAGCGCCGCACGGCATAGAACGATAGGTGATGCGTGATGCGTGATGCGTGATACGTGATACGTGATGCGTGAAGAGTGATGCGTCACTCATGGTGCAATGTTTCACGCATCACGTATCACGCATCACGCATCACGTATCACTCTTCACGTATCGCCTTCCGTCGTGCGGTGCCCCGCTCGCGCTTGAGCCGGGAGAAGTGGGCAATCTTGGCCAGGATGCCTGCCTTCCGGTCCTGCATCTCGGCTGCATCCCGGTAG
Proteins encoded in this region:
- a CDS encoding ABC transporter ATP-binding protein, whose protein sequence is MALTIGAMVALVGLDLVGPLVIRRLISVVGDPAMGARAVGGVARLALLYLGVSALRGVFEFVSSYMGHVAGWGVVADTRRLTYQHVQRLSLRFYEDQKTGELMSRVVNDTNLFEAIIAHAVPNTLVNVLTLIGISAILTVLNWRLMLLTLVPVPLVVVAMRAFAKYVRPAFRDRQKELAELNASINDNLSGIREIKAFSREESEAARVGRHIDRYRDSLLRALRLMATFNPFVQFSSQIGYIIVIYFGGRLAFQNVLPVADLITFFLYLERFYQPVRMLAGSWEQVQEALAGADRVAELLQQEPEVSERPGAVALARRAEGHIQFHNVSFRYDKGEMVLRHVDLDIPAGTVVALVGPTGVGKTTLASLIPRFYDVTEGSITLDGHDLRDLTLKSLREQISMVLQDVFLFHGTVRENILFGRPNATDAEVIEAAKVANAHDFIVNDLSDGYDTIIGERGVKLSGGQKQRISIARAVLKDAPILILDEATSSVDTETELLIQQALDRLTEGRTTLIIAHRLSTIRNADQIVVLAEDGIAEMGTHAELMARDGLYRHLCEIQTRVAQGDLAAARSQRRTA
- a CDS encoding AAA family ATPase yields the protein MSYTIAVSGKGGTGKTAVAALLIDTLLRSTEATLLAVDADPASNLHLALGMPLHRTVGDIREEALGLTRSGSFPVGMSKQDYLEYQIEDLLVEGERVDLLAMGRPEGQGCYCAANNMLRAILDRMARSYDYVVIDTEAGMEHLSRHTTRDADYLLLVSDPIVRGIASAGVMARMVPQLEISVGRIGFALNRVPGGELANLPDEVREAIEREGLELVAVLPADPLVGQFDAVGRPLAQLPQDSPFRLAVEALVRREFVPSPP
- a CDS encoding CoA-binding protein, encoding MAARIEDFISRRRWAVVGVSQDPAKYGHKVFSVLLESGYWVQGVNPKGGEVLGQTIYPTLADLPEKPDVVNVVVPPSITEQIVRQCAELGLTRVWMQPGAESEEAIRFCLENGIQVVWDACAMVHRRRSWD